CAGGTGCGTGAACTGGCCCGCCAGGCAGGCTTCGCCAACTACCGCAAAAAAGACAGCACCGGCATCTGTTTCATCGGCGAGCGCCGCTTCCGGGATTTCCTGTCCACCTACCTGCCCGCCAATCCGGGAGAGATACAGACGCCCGATGGGCAGGTCATCGGCGAGCACCAGGGACTGATGTACTACACCATCGGCCAACGCCAGGGACTGGGTATCGGCGGTGTCCAGGGCACAGGTGAAGCTCCCTGGTTCGTGGCACAAAAGGATCTGGAGAACAACCGGCTCATCGCCGTCCAGGGCCATGACCACCCCCTGCTGTTTGCCCCCAGTCTGGAAGCAGAACAACTGCACTGGGTAGCCGGACAGGCCCCTGGCCATGAACTGCGCTGCCAGGCCCGCTGCCGCCATCGCCAGCCCCTGCAGGACTGTGAAATAAGCATAGCAGGAGACCATATGCGGGTAGTCTTCAAGCAACCTCAACGGGCCATAACCCCGGGGCAGTCGGTGGTACTCTACCAGGGACAGGAATGCCTGGGCGGGGGTATCATTCGTTCATGAGCAGAATCTACACAGACAGGGATCATGCACTGATCCTGGCAGGCGTGTTTCAGGCGGCCCGACTTACCTTTGAACTGGCCCGTTATGGGCGCACGGAAGAAGATGCCCTGGAAGCCAGCATCGACAGCCTGTTCCAGACCCGCCCGGAGAACGTGGCTGCCGTATTTGGTGGCGTAAGCGGCGTTCGTCTGGGGCTGAAGCATTTCATTACCCAGCTGGAATCACCCGCCGACCGCAACCCGGAGCTTACCCAATACAGCATCCGCCTGTTGCAACTGGGGCGTAAGCTTATTTCCCAAGGGAAAAAACTCAATGCCCTGGGGCAGGATCTGGAGGACTTCAAGTCACGGGCGGATGCTTTCGGCTTTGAAAACACCATGCGCTACACCCAGTTGGCAAAGATCTATCAGGATCACATCAGCACCATGTCGCCACGCATCATGGTGCAGGGAGAACCCGAGCACCTGAACACCCCGGATGTCGCGGCCCGGATACGCTGTGCCCTGCTCGCCGGCGTACGCGCCGCACACTTGTGGTATCAGTGCGGCGGCAAACGCTGGCATCTGCTTACCCGGCAAAAAAGACTGCTTGCAGCAGCCCATGAACTTCTGGAGGAAGAACCATGAAAACCACCCATACCATCCCCGCAATCACGATCATTGCCCTTGCGCTGCTCCTGGGCGCCTGCTCGGATGAGAGCAAGAAAGAATTGAAAGAAGCTGGAAAACAAACCAAAGAGGCCGCTGTTGCCGTGGGCAAGGACATCAAGCACGGCGCTGAAGCGGCAAAGCAAAAGACCGTAGAGGTCTACCATGAGGTCAAGGAGGATGCTTCGGCTGCCGCCCAGGTAGTGGCCGAGAAAAGTGGTGAATACTATGACACCGCCAAGGAGAAAAGCGGTGAATATTACGAGGCCGCCAAGCAGAAAACCGGCGAGATCTACGAGGCCGCCAAAAAAGATGCCGGCAACTTTGTCCAGGATGACCAGTATGAGGCTCCCCAGACAGACCAGGCCCAAGACAAACCCTGACAAGGGCGCTTTGGTGATAGCCTGCCTGCAAGTTTTGCCCCCGTTCCAGGGCAATTCAGGATAAAATCTCCGGCATTTCACGCTATTGACGGAGTTTTATCCCATGAGCAACAGCTTCAACGCCCGGGACAACCTGGAAGCCGGCGGCAGAACCTATGAGTTCTACCGCCTGGACGCCATCGAAGGCAGCGAGCGTCTGCCCTTCGCCACCAAGATTCTGCTGGAAAACCTTTTGCGCAACGAAGACGGCGTGACCGTCAGCAAAAGCGACATCGAGGCCCTGGCCAACTGGGACAGTCAGGCCGATCCCAGTCAGGAGATCCAGTACCGCCCTGCCCGGGTGCTGATGCAGGACTTCACCGGTGTTCCCGCCGTGGTGGATCTGGCGGCCATGCGCGATGCCATCGCCGAACTGGGGGGCGACCCCGAAAAGATCAACCCCCTGCAGCCTGCGGAACTGGTCATCGACCACTCCGTGCAGGTGGACAAGTTCGGCGTCGCCAATGCCGCGGAACTCAATGCCCAAATCGAGTTCGAGCGCAACCGGGAACGTTACCAGTTCCTCAAATGGGGCCAGCAGGCCTTCAACAACTTCAAGGTCGTGCCGCCGGATACGGGCATCGTGCACCAAGTGAACGTGGAATTTCTGTCCCGGGTGGTGTTCGCCCAGGAGAACAACGGCGTGCTCCAGGCCTACCCTGATACCGTGGTGGGTACGGACTCCCACACCACCATGGTCAACGGTCTGGGCGTGCTGGGCTGGGGCGTGGGCGGCATCGAGGCCGAAGCCGCCATGCTGGGCCAGCCCATTTCCATGCTGGTGCCCAAGGTGGTGGGCATGAAGCTCACGGGTCAGCTTCCCGAAGGGGCCACCGCCACGGACCTAGTACTGACCATCGTGCAAAAACTGCGTGAGCACGGCGTGGTGGGCAAGTTCGTGGAATTCTACGGCGACGCCCTGTCCCATCTGCCCATGGGCGACCGGGCCACCATCGCCAACATGGGGCCGGAATACGGCGCCACCTGTGGCCTGTTCCCCATCGACGAAGAAACCCTGAACTACATGCGCCTCACAGGCCGCCCCGAGGAGCATATTGCCCTCACGGAAGCCTACGCCAAAGCTCAGGGAATGTGGAGAAATGATTCACAAGTTGCTGATTATTCAGAAACTCTTGAGCTGGATATTTCCACCATCGTACCCAGCATCTCCGGTCCCAAGCGTCCCCAGGATCGTATCGAGCTGAAGAAATCCCAGCCGGTATTCCAGCGTGACCTGGAAGCCCTGAAATCCCAGGCAGGCATTCAGGGCAAGGGACCGGTCAAGACCAAGATCGACGGCCAGGACGTGGAACTGGACGATGGCAGCGTGGTCATCGCGGCCATCACCTCCTGCACCAACACCTCCAACCCCTCGGTGATGATCGCCGCTGGACTGGTGGCCAGAAAGGCCGTGGAAAAAGGCCTGAGCACCAAACCCTGGGTCAAGACCTCCCTGGCCCCCGGCTCCCTGGCCGCCACGGACTACCTGCGGAATGCAGGATTGCTGGAACCCCTGGAGCAACTGCGTTTCGACATCGTGGGCTACGGCTGCACCACCTGCATCGGCAATTCCGGCCCCCTGCCCGAAGCCGTCTCCAAAGCCATTGCCGAAGGCGACCTCAGTGTTACCGCGGTACTCTCCGGCAACCGCAACTTCGAGGGACGAGTGCATGCCGAGGTGCGCATGAATTATCTGGCCTCACCCCCTCTGGTGGTGGCCTACGCCCTGGCCGGCACCATGAACATCGATCTCTACAACGAACCCCTGGGCACCGACAGCGCGGGCAATCCCGTGTACCTGAAGGATATCTGGCCCAGCCAGCAGGAAGTCAACGAGGCCATGGCGGCCAATGTCACCGCCAAAGGTTTCCACAAGGCCTACGAGCATGTCTTCGACGGCGATGCCAACTGGAAAAACCTCTCCGGCGCCGAGGGCCAGCGCTTTGGCTGGAACGAGGATTCCACCTACATCCGCAACCCTCCCTACTTTGCCGGTATGGGCATGGATGTGGCGGATATCAAGGACATTCACGGCGCCCGGATCCTGGCCCTGCTGGGTGATTCCGTGACCACGGATCACATCTCCCCCGCGGGCGCCATCAAGGCGGACTCCCCCGCAGGCAAATACCTGCAGGATCACGGCGTGGATCCCAGGGACTTCAACTCCTACGGCTCCCGCCGGGGCAACCATGAAGTGATGATGCGCGGCACCTTCGCCAACATCCGCCTGCGCAACCTCCTTGCGCCGGGCACTGAAGGCGGCGTCACCCTGCACCTGCCTGACGGCGAACAAATGTCCATCTACGACGCCGCCATGAAATACAAGGAGAGCGGTACCCCGGCCATCGTCATCGCGGGCAAGGAATACGGCTCCGGCTCTTCCCGGGACTGGGCCGCCAAAGGCCCCAACCTGCTGGGCGTGAAGGCTGTCATCGCCGAGTCCTACGAGCGCATCCACCGCACCAACCTGGTGTGCATGGGCATTCTGCCCCTGCAATTCCGGGACGGTGAAACGCCCACCACCCTGGGTCTGACCGGCAAGGAGCTGTATTCCATTACCGGTCTGGCCGATGGCAACCCAAAGGAAGTGCTGGTCACTGCTACCGCCGAAGGCGGTCACCAGACGATCTTCAACGCCCGGGTGCGCATCGATACGCCCAACGAGTGGGAATACTACCGCCATGGCGGCATCCTTCAATATGTACTGCGGGATCTGGCCAAAAGCTGATCCGGCCATATCAGCCATCCCTCGAAACCCGGCGGCCGCCGGGTTTTTTTTGCTATGCTTTTTGCCATGAAGCCCTATCACCTGCCAAAGTCATTGCAGCCCATTCTGGACAGCCTGCGCGACCTCTTTCCCATCGTGCTGGTGGTGAGCATTTTTCAGTTGCTGGTCATCCGTCAGCCTTTGCCAGACTACAGGGATCTGCTGCTGGGCGTTTTATTTGTCGCCATCGGTCTGAGCCTGTTCGTCAAAGGCCTGGAAATGGGGCTTTTTCCCATCGGCCAGTCCATGGCCCAGTCCTTTGCCCGCAAGGGCAGCCTGGCCTGGTTGCTGCTGTTTGCTTTTGCCCTGGGGTTTGGCACCACGGTGGCCGAGCCCGCCCTGATCGCCATTGCCGAAGAGGCATCAGAAATCGCCGCGGCCGGAAACCTGATTCATGGATCTGCCGACGCCATGGAAAGCTACGCCCGCGGACTGCGCTACACGGTGGCTCTCTCCGTGGGCCTGGCCATTGTGCTGGGTGTCATCCGCATCCTCAGAGGCTGGCCCATACACTGGCTGATCGTGGGTGGCTATGTGTGCATTATTGCCATTACCGAATTCGCGCCCCGGGAGATCATCGGCATCGCCTACGATTCGGGCGGCGTGACCACTTCTACCATCACGGTACCCCTGGTGACTGCACTGGGCGTGGGATTGGCCGCTTCCATCAAGGGACGCAATCCCATGATCGATGGCTTCGGCCTGATTGCCTTCGCCTCACTCACGCCCATCATGTTCGTCATGATCTACGGGATGATCGTTCATTGAACATACTCTCAGGCCTTCTGTATACCGGGTTGAGCACCATTTTGGATGTGCTGCCCATTGCAGTGATTATCTTCGGTTTCCAGTTTCTGTATCTGAAGCGCCCCATCCCCAACATGAAAAAGGTTCTGCTGGGTTTTGCCTATGTACTTATCGGGCTGGCTTTTTTTCTGGAGGGACTGGAACTGGCACTGTTTCCGCTGGGAAAGACCATGGCCGCACAGCTCACTGACCCCGATTTTCTGGGCATAGCAAATCCGGCAGACATCCACTGGTCAGACTATTACTGGGTCTATGCCTTTGCCTTTGCCATCGGCTTTGCAACGACGGTTGCAGAACCGGCCCTGCTGGCCGTGGCCATCAAGGCCAACGAGGTATCCGGCGGCGCCATCGGAATCTGGGGATTGCGTACCGCTGTCGCCCTGGGTGTTGCCCTGGGACTGGTGCTGGGCACCTGGCGCATCGTCACTGGCTATCCCCTGCACTGGTTTATTATCGGCGGTTATGTGGTGGTGGTGATTCAGACGATATTTGCGCCCCGCATGATCATCGCCCTGGCGTATGATTCCGGCGGCGTGACCACATCCACCGTTACCGTACCACTGGTTGCGGCACTCGGCCTGGGACTGGCCCACAATATCCCCGGCCGCAGCGCCCTCATCGACGGCTTCGGCCTTATCGCCTTTGCCAGCCTGTTTCCCATGATAACCGTCATGGCCCATGCGCAAATTGCACACTGGCGGGCAGGCAGAAAACCTTCACCTTCTCTGGAGAACTGACATGCACTTCAAACTCGTTGTTGCCTTTGTCGAGGATCACAAGACCGAACCCGTAATGCAAGCCGCCCGGGAAGCGGGCGCCACCGGTGCAACCATCATCAACAACGCCCGCGGGGAAGGCCTGAACACCAGCAAGACCTTTTTCGGCCTGTCCCTGGAAACCCAGAGAGACGTGCTGATGTTTCTGGTGGAAGAACACATGGCGCGGGAGATTCTGGAAACCATTGCCGAAGTTGGTGAATTCGAGGCCAAACCGGGCACGGGCATCGCCTTTCAGATCGACGTGGAAGATGCCGTGGGCATCAGCCAGCAACTCAATGTACTGAAAGAAAAAGTTAAGGAGGAAGTATGACAGAACGTAAACTGATCCGGGTTCGGGAGGTCATGAAAACGCACTTCGACATGGTCAACGGCATGGCCACGGTGGCGGAAGCACTGGAACAAATGAAACATGTGGAAACCAAGTCCCTGATCGTGGACAAACGCCAGGACGACGATGAATACGGCATGGTGATGCTGTCCGACATCTCCCGGCAGGTGCTGGCCCTGGATCGATCACCCGAAAGAGTCAATATCTACGAAATCATGAGCAAGCCAGTGATCTCCATCGACCCCGAGATGGATATACGTTACTGCGCCCGCCTGTTCGAGCGTTTCAACATCAGTCGTGCTCCCGTGGTGGACAACAGAAAGATCATTGGCATCGTCAGCCACACAGACATGGTGTTGCGGGGCATGGAAAAGCTCCAGAAGAGAAACTGATTTTTTGCTCACACAAAAAAGGGCGCCCGCAAACTGCCAGGGCGCCCAACCAGCAATAAACCTGTTTATACCACAGTAATACGTGTTCGGGCCGTACCCAGCACTTCACCGGTTACCCAATGCAGGATATCGGCTGAAACTATGTACTCACCTGGCTGGGTTGGCTCAAAAATAATGTCGTAGCGCTCCGCCGAATGCGCACGCAGGCTCTGTACCTGAACCGGATTTGGCAACGCACGGCCATCGGACATATGTATCGTCCCGGTCAATCCACCAAAGTCCAGGCGCTGGGGATGGTAGCCCGCACATATATAGCGCGCCAACAGCTTTTCGCCCACCTGTACCGTCGCCGCGATGCCCGGCGCCGTCAGCGCAGACTGGGCGCCATCAACACCGGTGATGATGAAGTAATCCGGGTTCAGATCATTCAGTCCCACATCGGCACCACAGGTTCCCGCCGTCCAGCCCAGGGTGTGCCAGTATGAATCAATTTCATCAACTGCCCAGACGACTTCCTGATCATAGTCAGGACCGCCGGAATAAAGCACCCCGGGTCCTTCCGGTGGATCGATGATCAGGGCACCATACATGCCCATCTCGGCATGCAATACCGTATTGGTATGACAATGATAAAAGTAGGTGCCCGCATGACTGGCTTTCCACTGGTAAGTATAGGTGCGAGAGCTGACATCCCAGGTGAGATGCCCTACCCCATCACTGTACTTGTCCGGTTCGATACCATGGTGATGGATGGTGTGGGCGCAGCACATGGGAACAGACAGATTGGTGTGTACAATCTGCCCCTCGGTAACCCGGATGGCAGGCGACGGAAAGCTGCCTCCCATGCCCATCCTCATGCCGCCACCTTCAGTGAAACCCCAGATCCTGACGGTTGTTCCGTCATCCATGGTCATACTGCCGTTCATGTAGATACCCCGGTTGAAGGTAACATCGGCATCGACCAGCCGGGGATTGGACTGCTGATTTTCATCATAGATATAGCAGCCGCCTCCCATGCCGCCGCCTCCCATGCCGCCACCGCCCGTGCCGCCTCCATCACCATCGCGACCGCCCCAAAAACCACCACCCATTCTCATGGCATTCTTTGATGCATCTCTTCTGGACATTCTGACCTCCTCCTCACTCGAAAAATATGTCGGTCAGGGCACCGAACATGTAATAACCACCCGCAGCCGTCTGCGACATTTCGGAATGCAGGTGCATGGGGTATGTCCCCACATCCGTGGGTGGCCAGGCATCCGGTGGCGTCTCGAAAGGATAGATAACATCCAGCGCTCCCATGTTGCCATCCAGGAAGATACAATCCTTTTTCCAGACATCCGGGCGAATCACGCCGTTCTGCGTCAGCCACTCCATGTGGTTGCCATGGGTATGCACGGATTGGGCGCACATGCCTGCATTGAGAATGCGCACCAGGGAACGGTCACCCACATGGCCATGCAGCGCCGTACGGGGGTCGTGCATGGCATCCTGCGCCGGATCACCACTGCCAGGCGCTCCCGGCGGCCTCCCTCCAAGCCCGTTGATGGTGAAGTAACGAGGCACATAATCGGTGTTTGGCGTCAGACCACGGCGCAAACGGTCATGCCAGGCGGGATCGATATCGTGGAATATCCAGAAATACTGCTGAACAAAGGTGGGACTGCCCGGATAGAGTTCATCACTGGAACCTGAAGGCATGACAGCCAATCCACCATGGAGCCCCAACAAACGGTTATGGGGCGCATTCAGCTTGTCGTAGTACATATAGGTTCCAGGAGTCGTCACGGTGAAGCGCACAGTTCGCGTCTCACCCGCAGGAACACTGCCGCTGTCAACAACCCCGTCGATGACAAAACTGTGCGCGGATGACAAGGTATTCACCAGCGTAATTTCTACAGTATCTCCCTCCTGTACGATCAGTGCCTCACCAGGGATATCCAGCGTATCGCTGTTGCTACTGAAACCTCTGAAATAGACCGACGAACCGTCGATCTGATCAATAAACCCTTCCGTAATGTAGAAAGTACGGCTGATCACGGCAGCATGACTGCGTGGCGTCCAGGACAGCAATCCCATGCCTCCCAGCATGGTGCTCACACAGCCTGCGCTCCCGAGTCTTAAAAAGTCACGGCGTTTCAATGAAAGAATCCTCCTTAGTGGATATATTGCTATATGTATACCTGTTGTTTTCTCCGGCATTCGCCGGACTGTCCTTCCCTGGTAGAGCCTTACTCTAGTGTCTTGCTGAAAACCCTTCAGTAACCCGGGTTACGTGCAATTGGTGATATTGGTTACAGAGGTTGCGTGACTTCAGTCACACAGACCGCTGGAGAAACCACTTTATGCTGCGATAAATTTGGTTATACTCTTTACATGATGTTAAACAAGAAAAGCCGGAATGAAACCGGCTGATGGCTGATTTCACAATCAATAAGCTGGAACAGCTCACCGGATTTCCCGGAAATATCGGGCAAGACTTACACCAGAACCGACAGTATCCATGGCGCATTCCATACACGACCCGGCTTCCGACAGGAACCTTTCGTCAAACAGCAAAATGCTGTTTGACGTATATCCGGAACTGAACCAGCCCGACAACCTTCCCTGGCTGGAATTGCTGGAACGTGCAACATTCATCGACCTGCCAGCCCAGAACACCCTGGTCCGACAGGGCACTAGCTGCAACAACTTCCTGTTTTTACTCGATGGCGCGGTGCGTGTGTATCAAATGGCCGAAGACGGCAGGGAAATGACCCTCTACCGTATCAACCCCGGCGACATCTGCCTGATGAGCCTGAGCAGCCTGTTGAACGACAAACCATTCAAGGCCAACGCCAGGACAGACACCCCCATCAAGGCGCTGGTACTCAGTGTCAGGGATTTCCACCTGGCCATGAAAGTCAGTGACAGTTTTCGCAACCAGGTATTGCGCAGCCTGGTGAACAGTGTCTGCGAGATCATGCACAGCTTTTATGACACGGCTTTCGAGCCCCTGGAACTGCGTTTGGCCTGCCTGCTCGGACACATGTTCGAACGATCCCATTCCGACACGCTGGACGTCACCCACCAGCAGCTTGCCATGGAACTGGGCACATCCCGCGAAGTGATCAGCCGGATTCTGAAACGCCTTGAGAAACAGCAGTGTATTACCCTGTCCCGGGCTCAGATCAAGGTTGGTCCTGCACAGAACCTGCCATGGCAGCCCCAGGGGGGCTGACCGCTCCTTACAGGCCATTCTCGAAACCCTTTGCAGATCCTATTCCCCTCAGATCATGGTTCTATCGCATTGGCCAAACAATTCAACACCAGACTATTGACCTTTCCGGGCATCCCAATTAAGATACGCGCCTCTACTATTCCGCCATAGCTCAGTTGGTAGAGCAACGGACTGTTAATCCGTTTGTCGCTGGTTCGAGCCCAGCTGGCGGAGCCATACAATGAAAAAGGGGTTGCTGATTCAGCAACCCCTTTTTTATCTCTTGCATGGCGGGTTCAGCACGGCCTGCCCCACGACCCTGATCCTCATCACCATTCCAGGAGAGAAGACCAGGATCTCGGGGATGATTCATCTCCTACTGCAGATTGAATGTCCGCACCAGGAACACGGCC
This sequence is a window from Thiolapillus brandeum. Protein-coding genes within it:
- the mnmA gene encoding tRNA 2-thiouridine(34) synthase MnmA, yielding MSRGKVILGLSGGVDSAVAALLLKEQGWEVEALFMKNWEEDDDAEYCSAAEDLADARDVAHRLGIPLHTMNFSAEYWDRVFRYFLEEYKAGRTPNPDVLCNREIKFKAFLDHALDMGADYIATGHYARVDCNHGCHLLKAEDDNKDQTYFLYMLGQHALKHSLFPLGGHSKPQVRELARQAGFANYRKKDSTGICFIGERRFRDFLSTYLPANPGEIQTPDGQVIGEHQGLMYYTIGQRQGLGIGGVQGTGEAPWFVAQKDLENNRLIAVQGHDHPLLFAPSLEAEQLHWVAGQAPGHELRCQARCRHRQPLQDCEISIAGDHMRVVFKQPQRAITPGQSVVLYQGQECLGGGIIRS
- the hflD gene encoding high frequency lysogenization protein HflD, coding for MSRIYTDRDHALILAGVFQAARLTFELARYGRTEEDALEASIDSLFQTRPENVAAVFGGVSGVRLGLKHFITQLESPADRNPELTQYSIRLLQLGRKLISQGKKLNALGQDLEDFKSRADAFGFENTMRYTQLAKIYQDHISTMSPRIMVQGEPEHLNTPDVAARIRCALLAGVRAAHLWYQCGGKRWHLLTRQKRLLAAAHELLEEEP
- the acnA gene encoding aconitate hydratase AcnA, with the translated sequence MSNSFNARDNLEAGGRTYEFYRLDAIEGSERLPFATKILLENLLRNEDGVTVSKSDIEALANWDSQADPSQEIQYRPARVLMQDFTGVPAVVDLAAMRDAIAELGGDPEKINPLQPAELVIDHSVQVDKFGVANAAELNAQIEFERNRERYQFLKWGQQAFNNFKVVPPDTGIVHQVNVEFLSRVVFAQENNGVLQAYPDTVVGTDSHTTMVNGLGVLGWGVGGIEAEAAMLGQPISMLVPKVVGMKLTGQLPEGATATDLVLTIVQKLREHGVVGKFVEFYGDALSHLPMGDRATIANMGPEYGATCGLFPIDEETLNYMRLTGRPEEHIALTEAYAKAQGMWRNDSQVADYSETLELDISTIVPSISGPKRPQDRIELKKSQPVFQRDLEALKSQAGIQGKGPVKTKIDGQDVELDDGSVVIAAITSCTNTSNPSVMIAAGLVARKAVEKGLSTKPWVKTSLAPGSLAATDYLRNAGLLEPLEQLRFDIVGYGCTTCIGNSGPLPEAVSKAIAEGDLSVTAVLSGNRNFEGRVHAEVRMNYLASPPLVVAYALAGTMNIDLYNEPLGTDSAGNPVYLKDIWPSQQEVNEAMAANVTAKGFHKAYEHVFDGDANWKNLSGAEGQRFGWNEDSTYIRNPPYFAGMGMDVADIKDIHGARILALLGDSVTTDHISPAGAIKADSPAGKYLQDHGVDPRDFNSYGSRRGNHEVMMRGTFANIRLRNLLAPGTEGGVTLHLPDGEQMSIYDAAMKYKESGTPAIVIAGKEYGSGSSRDWAAKGPNLLGVKAVIAESYERIHRTNLVCMGILPLQFRDGETPTTLGLTGKELYSITGLADGNPKEVLVTATAEGGHQTIFNARVRIDTPNEWEYYRHGGILQYVLRDLAKS
- a CDS encoding P-II family nitrogen regulator, whose amino-acid sequence is MHFKLVVAFVEDHKTEPVMQAAREAGATGATIINNARGEGLNTSKTFFGLSLETQRDVLMFLVEEHMAREILETIAEVGEFEAKPGTGIAFQIDVEDAVGISQQLNVLKEKVKEEV
- a CDS encoding CBS domain-containing protein, whose protein sequence is MTERKLIRVREVMKTHFDMVNGMATVAEALEQMKHVETKSLIVDKRQDDDEYGMVMLSDISRQVLALDRSPERVNIYEIMSKPVISIDPEMDIRYCARLFERFNISRAPVVDNRKIIGIVSHTDMVLRGMEKLQKRN
- a CDS encoding multicopper oxidase domain-containing protein yields the protein MSRRDASKNAMRMGGGFWGGRDGDGGGTGGGGMGGGGMGGGCYIYDENQQSNPRLVDADVTFNRGIYMNGSMTMDDGTTVRIWGFTEGGGMRMGMGGSFPSPAIRVTEGQIVHTNLSVPMCCAHTIHHHGIEPDKYSDGVGHLTWDVSSRTYTYQWKASHAGTYFYHCHTNTVLHAEMGMYGALIIDPPEGPGVLYSGGPDYDQEVVWAVDEIDSYWHTLGWTAGTCGADVGLNDLNPDYFIITGVDGAQSALTAPGIAATVQVGEKLLARYICAGYHPQRLDFGGLTGTIHMSDGRALPNPVQVQSLRAHSAERYDIIFEPTQPGEYIVSADILHWVTGEVLGTARTRITVV
- a CDS encoding multicopper oxidase domain-containing protein, with amino-acid sequence MLGGMGLLSWTPRSHAAVISRTFYITEGFIDQIDGSSVYFRGFSSNSDTLDIPGEALIVQEGDTVEITLVNTLSSAHSFVIDGVVDSGSVPAGETRTVRFTVTTPGTYMYYDKLNAPHNRLLGLHGGLAVMPSGSSDELYPGSPTFVQQYFWIFHDIDPAWHDRLRRGLTPNTDYVPRYFTINGLGGRPPGAPGSGDPAQDAMHDPRTALHGHVGDRSLVRILNAGMCAQSVHTHGNHMEWLTQNGVIRPDVWKKDCIFLDGNMGALDVIYPFETPPDAWPPTDVGTYPMHLHSEMSQTAAGGYYMFGALTDIFFE
- a CDS encoding Crp/Fnr family transcriptional regulator, with amino-acid sequence MAHSIHDPASDRNLSSNSKMLFDVYPELNQPDNLPWLELLERATFIDLPAQNTLVRQGTSCNNFLFLLDGAVRVYQMAEDGREMTLYRINPGDICLMSLSSLLNDKPFKANARTDTPIKALVLSVRDFHLAMKVSDSFRNQVLRSLVNSVCEIMHSFYDTAFEPLELRLACLLGHMFERSHSDTLDVTHQQLAMELGTSREVISRILKRLEKQQCITLSRAQIKVGPAQNLPWQPQGG